The following are encoded in a window of Bacillus sp. SORGH_AS_0510 genomic DNA:
- a CDS encoding LuxR C-terminal-related transcriptional regulator, producing MKHKIEQLLQKGLSLLLELKEPFMMEWRDMQTTLKYQNDHLVEEIETMIQIASEKVTTSKASNVDTFIHSILTEWQSRYSTQYNESESLSLVSSIENIFHKLLADKPTTTFLDHQAIQSFFSRMMDQALLTQSWEEQNKKWLKNIIATNIIPMKWVAVVKKEQELYQIESVVCADEYAVDSHLIDMCSNLKASQICHISLAIKKLIGTGEKETDIVQVSCLNDVLLVCLREPGMTVTEQQYDFIRGMYLRQLKLQQLESRMEWKDGSLLFLQHLLRARSVDDAVKAITKGLVDYMPFNRCALFLYNHYEDKGIGVSGYNVNIPSVQQIQEEILGLSLIENYLSSLTHSQPLYFLNATEVLPKKYVKEFQLRSLVVLPIFVPTKSKLLGIALLDQGEDSQFEISMQTLSTLIKFGHYAGELLYSIWDEALQQFGGTQSVLTVREKEVLQLIASGASINEAAEKLHLSSYTVRDYVSVIIQKLEAKNRTDAAVKALKMKLIS from the coding sequence ATGAAGCATAAAATCGAGCAACTTCTGCAAAAGGGTCTGTCCCTCCTGCTTGAGTTGAAGGAACCTTTCATGATGGAGTGGCGGGACATGCAAACCACCTTAAAATATCAAAATGATCATTTAGTCGAAGAAATAGAGACGATGATCCAAATTGCTTCCGAGAAAGTAACAACCTCTAAAGCTTCCAATGTAGACACCTTCATCCATTCGATTCTTACTGAGTGGCAAAGTCGATACTCCACCCAGTACAACGAATCTGAGTCTCTTTCTCTTGTTTCATCGATTGAAAATATATTTCATAAGTTGCTGGCTGATAAACCAACAACTACATTTCTTGACCACCAGGCCATCCAATCTTTTTTTTCACGAATGATGGATCAGGCATTATTAACCCAAAGTTGGGAAGAACAAAATAAAAAGTGGTTAAAAAATATAATTGCTACGAATATCATTCCTATGAAATGGGTGGCAGTGGTAAAAAAAGAACAGGAGTTATATCAGATTGAAAGTGTAGTATGTGCAGATGAATACGCTGTGGACAGCCACTTAATTGACATGTGCTCAAATCTTAAAGCCAGTCAAATTTGCCATATATCATTGGCGATAAAAAAACTAATAGGCACTGGAGAGAAAGAGACAGATATCGTTCAAGTTTCCTGTCTAAATGATGTTCTATTAGTTTGTTTGCGGGAGCCTGGAATGACCGTTACCGAACAACAATATGATTTTATTAGAGGCATGTATCTTCGCCAATTAAAACTACAGCAGCTGGAAAGCAGAATGGAATGGAAGGACGGTTCTCTTCTTTTCTTACAACACCTGTTACGTGCGCGAAGTGTTGATGACGCGGTAAAGGCGATCACCAAGGGGTTAGTCGATTATATGCCGTTTAACCGTTGCGCTCTATTTTTATACAATCATTATGAAGATAAAGGGATAGGCGTGTCCGGTTATAATGTCAACATTCCTTCTGTTCAGCAAATTCAAGAAGAAATCCTAGGACTGTCTCTAATAGAAAACTATTTAAGCTCTTTAACCCATTCACAGCCGCTTTATTTTTTGAATGCCACTGAGGTGTTGCCGAAAAAGTATGTTAAAGAATTTCAGCTTCGCTCATTAGTGGTGTTGCCTATTTTCGTTCCCACAAAAAGTAAACTGCTTGGGATTGCACTATTAGACCAAGGTGAGGACTCACAATTTGAAATCTCAATGCAAACTTTATCGACCCTCATTAAATTCGGACATTATGCCGGGGAACTATTATATTCCATTTGGGACGAAGCCCTGCAGCAATTTGGCGGCACACAATCGGTCTTAACCGTGCGTGAGAAAGAAGTCTTACAATTGATTGCCAGCGGTGCATCCATCAATGAAGCAGCGGAAAAACTTCATCTGAGCAGCTACACAGTACGCGATTATGTATCTGTTATCATTCAAAAATTAGAAGCCAAAAATCGGACAGATGCCGCAGTTAAAGCCTTAAAAATGAAATTAATATCATAA
- the guaD gene encoding guanine deaminase encodes MKYTQIFRGTAFTSDTPTKLNILNDYLYCVDTKGMLEKIVAPDHADYKPLLAAYEGRENFHRLADGHYLLPGFVDLHVHAPQWAQSGTALDLPLYEWLNTYTFPLEAKYSDLVFAKNVYEDLVNTLLANGTTTALYFATVHKEASILLAEICAKKGQRGLVGKVVMDDPEQNPSYYRDKDTETALADTEEFILAVKELAKTVKQGVYPVVTPRFIPSCTDEALKGLGKLAAKYDTHIQSHCSESDWAHNYVQERFFTHDAFALNNFQLLTDKSVMAHCNFLDNEDAALFAKTGTAIAHCPLSNAYFANSVLPIASLKAKGIDIGLGSDISAGATPSLYDNAKQAVVSSRMLEDGVNASLPADKRGVPHSRITINEAFYLATAGGGESLNLPIGRIQENYTWDVQIIDTRVSTAKLPIFDPNEDLYNTFQKIMYNVRPENIREVWVQGEKVHSRKMEVVPGG; translated from the coding sequence ATGAAATATACGCAAATTTTTCGAGGTACTGCTTTTACTAGTGATACTCCTACAAAATTAAACATATTAAACGACTATCTATACTGTGTGGATACAAAAGGTATGCTAGAAAAAATAGTTGCACCCGATCATGCCGATTATAAACCACTACTTGCTGCCTATGAAGGGAGAGAAAATTTCCATCGTTTGGCTGATGGTCATTATCTCTTACCCGGTTTTGTCGATTTACATGTTCACGCCCCGCAATGGGCCCAATCGGGAACTGCACTAGACCTTCCTCTGTACGAGTGGTTGAATACTTACACCTTTCCCCTGGAAGCGAAATATTCGGATTTAGTTTTTGCAAAAAATGTCTATGAAGATTTAGTAAATACATTACTTGCAAACGGAACAACAACAGCTCTTTATTTTGCAACGGTGCATAAAGAGGCAAGTATATTATTGGCAGAAATTTGTGCTAAAAAAGGGCAGCGTGGATTAGTGGGGAAGGTCGTGATGGATGATCCTGAACAAAACCCCTCCTATTATAGAGACAAGGATACGGAAACAGCACTGGCCGATACAGAAGAATTCATTTTAGCAGTGAAAGAGTTGGCAAAAACGGTGAAACAAGGAGTGTATCCCGTCGTTACACCACGCTTTATTCCAAGCTGCACAGATGAGGCATTAAAAGGCTTAGGGAAACTTGCCGCGAAGTACGATACACATATTCAATCTCATTGTAGTGAAAGTGATTGGGCACACAATTATGTACAAGAGAGATTTTTTACACATGACGCTTTTGCCTTAAATAATTTCCAATTATTAACTGATAAATCAGTCATGGCGCATTGTAATTTCTTAGATAATGAGGATGCAGCATTATTTGCTAAAACAGGTACAGCCATTGCACATTGCCCCTTATCAAATGCTTACTTTGCAAATAGCGTGCTTCCTATCGCTAGTTTAAAGGCAAAGGGAATTGATATTGGTTTAGGATCCGATATTTCCGCTGGTGCAACCCCAAGTCTATATGATAACGCCAAACAGGCTGTTGTCTCTTCTAGAATGCTAGAAGACGGTGTTAACGCTAGCCTTCCAGCTGATAAACGAGGTGTACCACATTCGCGTATCACCATTAACGAGGCCTTCTATCTAGCGACGGCTGGCGGAGGGGAAAGTTTGAACCTTCCAATCGGGAGAATCCAAGAAAACTATACATGGGATGTACAAATTATTGATACAAGAGTATCTACAGCCAAACTTCCTATCTTCGATCCAAATGAAGATTTATACAACACTTTCCAGAAAATCATGTATAATGTTCGACCAGAAAATATTCGGGAAGTGTGGGTACAAGGAGAAAAAGTCCATTCACGCAAAATGGAGGTAGTACCAGGAGGCTGA
- a CDS encoding Bax inhibitor-1 family protein, with amino-acid sequence MYTQTSTEFMPSVLRTFALSLAIAFLGTMAGAFVVPPGLFIPLMIVEFVMLMAAFFFRRKKAISYSFLYVFTFISGITLYPIVSHYLATSGANVVVMAFASTTVVFTGISIYAAKSKRNFSFLGGFLLAALLALVAISIFNIFFPLSSTGMLAYSFIGVVVFSGYVLFDISRMKHYGVRAEEVPLMALNLYLDFINLFISILRILGILSSKD; translated from the coding sequence TTGTATACTCAAACATCCACTGAGTTTATGCCATCTGTTTTACGGACATTTGCTCTATCACTTGCTATCGCTTTCTTAGGTACGATGGCTGGTGCGTTTGTAGTACCACCGGGACTCTTTATCCCATTAATGATTGTAGAATTTGTGATGCTTATGGCTGCATTCTTTTTTAGACGAAAAAAAGCCATCTCGTACTCATTCCTTTATGTTTTTACCTTTATTTCGGGTATTACGTTATATCCAATTGTCTCTCATTACCTTGCGACTTCAGGAGCAAATGTAGTAGTTATGGCCTTTGCAAGTACAACCGTAGTTTTTACAGGTATCTCTATTTATGCGGCTAAGTCTAAGCGTAATTTCTCGTTTTTAGGTGGATTCCTACTGGCTGCCCTACTTGCGTTAGTTGCTATTTCTATCTTTAACATTTTCTTTCCATTAAGCTCAACAGGCATGCTCGCCTACTCCTTTATTGGTGTAGTTGTTTTCAGTGGCTATGTATTGTTTGATATCAGCCGCATGAAGCATTATGGTGTAAGAGCAGAAGAGGTTCCGTTAATGGCCTTAAACTTATACCTTGATTTTATTAACCTATTTATCAGCATTCTTCGTATCTTGGGAATCCTCTCAAGTAAAGACTAA
- the mscL gene encoding large-conductance mechanosensitive channel protein MscL, whose protein sequence is MWNEFKKFAMKGNVIDLAVGVIIGGAFGKIVSSLVSDIIMPLIGLLIGKTDSFSKLAYHDLKYGQFIQTVVDFFIISFSIFLFVKFINRFKKKEEPAPVVEKIDRQEELLAEIRDLLKEDRDILRKNETS, encoded by the coding sequence ATGTGGAACGAATTTAAAAAGTTTGCCATGAAGGGCAATGTCATTGATTTGGCTGTCGGGGTTATTATTGGGGGAGCATTTGGAAAAATTGTTTCGTCTTTAGTCTCAGATATCATTATGCCATTAATTGGATTATTAATTGGAAAAACAGACTCGTTTTCCAAACTTGCTTATCATGATTTAAAATACGGACAGTTTATTCAAACTGTTGTTGATTTCTTTATTATTTCTTTTTCTATTTTCCTTTTTGTAAAATTCATCAATCGCTTCAAAAAGAAAGAGGAACCCGCTCCGGTCGTAGAAAAAATCGATCGCCAAGAGGAACTTTTGGCCGAAATTCGTGACTTACTAAAAGAAGATCGAGATATTTTAAGAAAAAATGAAACATCTTGA
- a CDS encoding nucleobase:cation symporter-2 family protein, whose product MESIARLLRTEKKREEVIETKKDVSVLQSIFLGFQQVLAMDLFIPPIILAGMLSFSVTDSTMLIQMTFIACGIATIIQAGFAMKLPVMQGPSFVPLSALAAIGTTSGISTMIGSLIPGALLIALLGYPLKVFSKVVRKFIPPIVAGTVIVVVGISLMPSAINSIYRAQGSFGKNMLVAFVTVAVLIFCMYVGEKSITKLKYIKVVSVILALGAGTIVASIFGLVDFSTVEKSAWFMMPSIFAFGTPQFDLDAILIMLAIYFIVTIETTGTWFTVSNVTGEELNDKRLNGGAFGEGLGCFIGSFFGGTPVTGYSSNAGIIAITGVKSRKPIIMGGVILLVLGMMPKLMSIIACVPGVVINSVFAILCVVILMNGFKVIKEVPFTERNMLVIGMPIMLALFAVLMPSEVLQGLPNIVTYFVSSGTAIGAITALILNLVLPQKLEDSGLSRNGNVTVN is encoded by the coding sequence ATGGAGAGTATTGCTAGACTACTAAGAACAGAGAAAAAAAGAGAGGAAGTCATTGAAACAAAGAAGGATGTTTCTGTTTTACAATCCATATTTTTAGGTTTCCAGCAAGTATTAGCAATGGACCTTTTTATCCCACCGATCATTTTAGCTGGAATGTTATCCTTTTCTGTTACAGATAGTACGATGTTAATTCAAATGACCTTTATTGCATGTGGAATCGCCACCATTATTCAAGCAGGATTTGCGATGAAGCTTCCTGTTATGCAGGGGCCTTCCTTTGTACCGCTAAGTGCACTCGCTGCCATTGGGACCACATCAGGCATTAGCACCATGATTGGAAGCTTGATACCGGGTGCTTTGTTAATCGCGTTATTAGGTTATCCGCTCAAGGTTTTTAGTAAAGTAGTACGGAAATTCATTCCCCCTATTGTTGCAGGAACAGTTATTGTTGTTGTGGGTATTTCCTTAATGCCTAGTGCCATTAACTCTATTTATAGGGCCCAGGGAAGCTTTGGGAAAAATATGTTGGTTGCCTTTGTAACAGTGGCTGTACTTATCTTTTGTATGTATGTCGGTGAAAAATCAATAACGAAACTAAAATATATTAAAGTAGTATCGGTTATTTTAGCGCTGGGAGCTGGAACGATTGTTGCTTCAATCTTTGGTTTAGTAGATTTTTCAACCGTTGAGAAGTCGGCATGGTTTATGATGCCTAGTATTTTTGCTTTTGGAACACCCCAATTTGACTTAGATGCCATTCTTATTATGCTGGCGATTTATTTTATTGTCACAATTGAAACAACAGGTACATGGTTTACTGTTAGCAATGTAACAGGAGAAGAGCTAAATGATAAACGGTTAAACGGCGGTGCATTCGGTGAAGGATTAGGATGTTTTATTGGTTCTTTCTTTGGAGGTACGCCTGTGACAGGTTATTCATCCAACGCAGGTATTATTGCGATTACGGGCGTGAAAAGCCGAAAGCCGATTATCATGGGTGGAGTTATTTTACTTGTTTTAGGAATGATGCCAAAACTAATGAGTATCATCGCATGTGTTCCCGGTGTTGTCATTAATAGTGTGTTTGCGATTTTATGTGTGGTTATTTTGATGAATGGATTTAAAGTTATTAAGGAAGTCCCGTTTACAGAAAGAAATATGCTTGTGATCGGGATGCCGATTATGCTTGCATTGTTTGCTGTGTTGATGCCAAGTGAGGTCTTACAAGGACTACCAAATATCGTAACCTATTTTGTTTCATCCGGAACAGCAATCGGGGCGATTACGGCACTAATCCTTAATTTAGTCCTTCCGCAAAAGCTTGAAGACAGCGGGCTATCAAGGAATGGTAATGTAACGGTAAACTAA
- the queF gene encoding preQ(1) synthase, with amino-acid sequence MAEGRTEAELEGVTLLGNQGTKYLFEYTPEVLEAFDNKHPNRDYFVKFNFPEFTSLCPKTGQPDFATIYISYIPDQKMVESKSLKLYLFSFRNHGDFHEDCMNIIMNDLIKLMDPRYIEVWGKFTPRGGISIDPYCNYGRPGTKYEQMADYRMMNHDLYPEKIDNR; translated from the coding sequence ATGGCAGAAGGAAGAACAGAAGCTGAATTAGAAGGTGTAACATTATTAGGAAACCAAGGAACAAAGTATTTGTTCGAATATACGCCAGAGGTGTTAGAGGCGTTTGATAATAAACATCCAAACCGCGATTACTTTGTTAAATTCAATTTCCCTGAGTTTACAAGTCTTTGTCCAAAAACAGGACAACCCGACTTTGCCACAATTTATATCAGCTATATTCCGGATCAAAAGATGGTTGAAAGCAAATCGCTTAAGCTGTATCTTTTCAGCTTCCGTAATCATGGTGATTTTCACGAAGACTGCATGAATATTATCATGAATGATTTAATCAAGTTAATGGACCCTCGTTATATTGAAGTATGGGGCAAATTCACACCAAGAGGCGGAATCTCCATTGACCCTTACTGCAACTATGGCAGACCAGGTACGAAATACGAGCAAATGGCCGATTACCGTATGATGAACCATGACCTATACCCAGAAAAAATCGACAACCGCTAA
- a CDS encoding polysaccharide biosynthesis protein — MAIYYKGIIFLAASAFLGEGIEVLVNMILARELGSHGLGLYMSILPSIFLIVLLSSFELQVSISKFIAEREERYHRNILHHAITITVVFTSILFLLTAAALPFVPIFDGYHPYIRWLVMILIPVIAFTSVARGYFMGKQDMGRIAISNFLRKVIQLAGLFILFRLFEFNAQSALMIAIGTLIGSEIVVFLYLIYLFIIQFQQLKRQPFSNINRKVVRKNLMAVSVPTTGLRLFSAFTSAIQPFIIKAALERSGMSDVLATEQFGMLMGVAVSIGFFPAFIAHSLMIVLIPAVSKTHAQGDYPTLQKMLQQVMKLTFLYGVTAVTIFYFYAPELTSLFFKSDTSAIYLQLLWPFFLFHFFIMPMQAFMIGLDMIKDAFVHIVWSIVISYALVLWLGSSPDWRMNGVIIGMNTGSVLLALMHYLTICKKIGVSVLMKSGVSPPLR, encoded by the coding sequence ATGGCTATTTACTATAAAGGGATTATCTTTTTAGCAGCGTCCGCATTTTTAGGGGAAGGGATTGAAGTTCTAGTGAATATGATTCTGGCACGAGAGCTGGGATCACATGGGTTAGGACTTTATATGTCCATTCTGCCTTCTATCTTTTTAATTGTTTTACTGTCGAGCTTTGAACTGCAAGTATCCATTTCTAAGTTTATTGCTGAAAGAGAAGAGCGCTATCACAGGAATATCCTGCATCATGCCATCACGATTACGGTAGTGTTTACAAGTATTCTCTTTTTATTAACAGCAGCCGCTCTTCCGTTTGTTCCTATCTTTGATGGCTACCATCCTTATATTCGTTGGCTTGTTATGATTCTAATACCGGTTATTGCATTTACTTCTGTTGCCAGAGGGTATTTTATGGGAAAACAAGATATGGGAAGAATTGCGATCTCTAACTTTCTAAGAAAAGTCATTCAACTAGCCGGATTGTTTATCCTTTTCCGTTTGTTTGAGTTTAATGCACAGTCAGCATTGATGATCGCCATTGGTACGTTAATTGGAAGTGAAATTGTTGTCTTTCTTTATTTAATCTACTTGTTTATTATTCAATTTCAGCAATTGAAACGGCAGCCTTTTTCTAATATTAATCGGAAGGTTGTTCGGAAGAATTTAATGGCAGTTTCTGTTCCAACCACAGGCCTGCGGTTGTTTTCTGCTTTTACTAGTGCCATTCAGCCCTTTATTATTAAGGCTGCATTGGAACGGTCAGGTATGTCAGATGTCCTTGCAACAGAGCAATTTGGAATGTTGATGGGTGTTGCGGTTTCGATTGGTTTCTTCCCAGCTTTTATTGCCCATTCGTTGATGATTGTTTTGATACCTGCCGTGTCAAAAACACATGCACAAGGTGATTACCCTACATTACAAAAAATGTTGCAACAGGTGATGAAACTTACTTTTTTATATGGAGTCACGGCAGTAACTATTTTTTACTTTTATGCCCCCGAATTAACGTCATTATTTTTTAAATCAGATACATCAGCCATCTATTTGCAGTTGCTCTGGCCATTTTTTCTATTTCACTTTTTCATTATGCCAATGCAAGCTTTCATGATCGGACTAGATATGATTAAAGATGCCTTTGTCCACATCGTCTGGTCCATTGTGATTTCCTATGCACTAGTCTTATGGCTAGGGTCTTCGCCAGACTGGAGAATGAATGGAGTCATCATTGGGATGAATACCGGCTCAGTTTTATTAGCCTTGATGCACTATTTAACAATCTGTAAAAAAATTGGGGTATCTGTTTTAATGAAAAGCGGGGTCAGTCCCCCGTTGCGCTAA
- a CDS encoding DUF6114 domain-containing protein: MAFKKWRKQRPLWGALITLLSGLLISWVPLNLYLSTFLPGSIAIIGLLFGGVITIIGVVALFFPNASKILGIFTIFLSILSVIGALGGFLFGTIFGIIGGALLMAWRLAPVQVKAAPPNRVEETVHTV, from the coding sequence ATGGCATTTAAAAAGTGGAGGAAACAACGGCCGCTATGGGGAGCATTGATTACTCTTCTTAGTGGTCTTTTGATCTCCTGGGTTCCATTAAACCTTTATCTAAGTACATTTCTCCCCGGTTCGATTGCTATAATCGGATTACTATTTGGCGGGGTCATCACTATCATTGGAGTCGTTGCCTTATTTTTTCCGAATGCCTCAAAAATTCTAGGAATCTTTACTATTTTTCTATCTATTCTCTCCGTAATTGGGGCATTGGGGGGCTTCTTGTTTGGAACTATTTTTGGCATCATCGGCGGTGCGTTATTAATGGCATGGCGTCTGGCACCTGTCCAAGTGAAGGCTGCACCTCCAAATAGAGTTGAAGAGACGGTACACACTGTCTAA
- a CDS encoding RNA polymerase sigma factor, which translates to MKEQLTIPFEELVNEYGKAIFKYIFSLVKHKELAEDLYQEVLLSAYLAYSSIKEQGKYKSWLYTIAINKCRDYWRKENKSKQFWKEEVYSYSVSFESPFIPEEEVLHNFSAQQMAEKVNLLPEIYRNPIYLYYYHDMSLVEIAQTNNLPMSTVKTRMKRAKERLRPKMLSLA; encoded by the coding sequence ATGAAAGAGCAATTGACTATTCCGTTTGAGGAATTAGTAAATGAATATGGTAAAGCCATCTTTAAATATATTTTCTCGTTAGTAAAGCATAAGGAGCTTGCGGAGGATCTTTACCAGGAAGTGTTACTCTCTGCTTATTTAGCATATTCTTCAATTAAGGAGCAGGGGAAATACAAAAGCTGGTTATATACGATTGCCATTAATAAATGCCGCGATTATTGGCGGAAGGAAAATAAATCGAAGCAATTTTGGAAAGAAGAGGTATATTCCTATTCTGTCTCGTTCGAATCACCCTTCATTCCTGAAGAGGAAGTTCTACATAATTTTTCGGCTCAGCAAATGGCTGAAAAGGTAAACTTATTACCCGAGATTTATCGTAATCCTATTTATCTTTATTACTATCACGATATGTCTCTCGTAGAAATTGCACAGACCAATAATCTGCCCATGTCTACCGTCAAAACAAGAATGAAGAGGGCCAAGGAACGGTTAAGACCCAAAATGCTATCACTAGCTTAA
- a CDS encoding DUF6230 family protein, producing MESTMELVEGTTSKKVFWSALGTGIIALALLLVSFGISGVAYAVPIAGVGDFYVEFDKLEGNGYVFYPKMGETSSSDSAPQGTNLIDTLTIDNLQLYKDFQVGGEWIRVKITASKPVQITGLQHDAGLIEANAKFQNLVLQEKHSDDWQKQFQQTSSKIILEHAKLKTHYLFQKTINMNGMRLTVEKINKK from the coding sequence ATGGAAAGCACAATGGAACTTGTTGAGGGTACTACTAGTAAAAAGGTTTTTTGGTCCGCCTTAGGAACAGGAATCATAGCACTAGCTCTACTATTAGTGTCATTCGGAATATCTGGGGTTGCCTATGCAGTACCCATTGCAGGTGTGGGGGACTTTTATGTCGAGTTTGATAAGTTAGAAGGAAATGGCTATGTTTTCTATCCGAAAATGGGAGAAACAAGCAGTTCCGATTCGGCACCACAAGGAACAAATTTAATAGATACGCTTACCATTGATAATCTCCAGTTGTACAAGGATTTCCAGGTAGGAGGAGAATGGATTCGCGTGAAAATCACAGCCTCCAAGCCGGTTCAAATAACAGGGCTGCAGCATGATGCCGGTCTCATTGAAGCAAACGCAAAGTTTCAAAACCTAGTACTCCAAGAAAAGCATAGTGATGACTGGCAAAAACAATTTCAACAAACCTCTTCCAAAATTATTCTAGAGCACGCGAAATTAAAAACACACTACCTATTTCAAAAGACTATTAATATGAACGGTATGAGATTAACAGTTGAAAAGATTAATAAGAAATAA
- a CDS encoding aromatic amino acid hydroxylase produces MTLNGTKKIPANLQPYISKQYYHRYTPIEHAVWRFVMKQNHYFLKEIAHPAYVNGLRDSGIKTESIPKVDDMNTSLSKVGWGAVTIDGLIPGSAFYGFLANRLLPIATEIRNVQNIAYTPAPDMLHEAAGHAPILLDEAYREFVRKIGEMGAKALSSKEKAQVFMAVRHLTIVAEDPNSTPEQVKEAELKVTEARSKLQGLTEADKVSRLFWWTVEYGLIGELDNPKIYGAGLLSSVGESQSCLKDDVRKIPFSVEACINTPYDVTKPQPQLFVCQSFDDLVSAIDDFASTMAFRKGGTESLVQALQTDNTATICFSSGLQVTGTLADIIINEKREAVYFKTKGPTALANNNQQLDGHGKETHRKGFGTPIGRLEENIVLEHCTFEQLKELGISQDHKVQLKFESGVIVDGTVKDILLSESKPIIISFKDCQVSYKDQVLFEPAWGTFDMAVGASIDSVFAGAADPDAYFEWTEIEEAEEELELPKWNELENLYEEIRNIREGSIWNDQSAFHVGEVLAILDDRYPKEWLLRLEILELYKIHDDGHSNVTAITSKLQNSDWDLSVKQMINRGLTLLNSVEK; encoded by the coding sequence ATGACTTTAAATGGAACGAAGAAGATTCCTGCAAATTTACAGCCGTATATTTCAAAACAATACTACCACCGCTATACGCCCATTGAGCATGCTGTTTGGCGGTTTGTTATGAAGCAGAACCATTACTTTTTAAAGGAAATTGCCCATCCTGCCTACGTGAATGGATTAAGAGATTCAGGGATTAAGACAGAATCCATTCCAAAAGTCGATGATATGAATACCAGCCTTTCGAAAGTCGGATGGGGTGCGGTGACTATTGACGGACTGATTCCAGGCTCTGCTTTTTATGGTTTTTTAGCAAATCGACTTTTACCGATTGCAACAGAGATTCGAAATGTACAAAACATTGCTTATACGCCAGCACCGGATATGCTTCATGAAGCAGCAGGCCATGCTCCAATTCTTTTAGATGAAGCCTACCGCGAATTTGTTAGGAAAATCGGCGAAATGGGAGCGAAGGCACTATCAAGTAAAGAAAAGGCCCAGGTGTTTATGGCTGTTCGTCATTTAACGATTGTGGCAGAAGACCCCAATTCGACTCCAGAGCAAGTAAAAGAAGCTGAGTTGAAGGTAACGGAGGCTCGCAGTAAATTGCAAGGTTTAACTGAGGCAGATAAAGTTTCACGGCTGTTTTGGTGGACTGTCGAATATGGGTTAATAGGTGAACTCGATAACCCTAAGATTTATGGGGCTGGACTTCTATCATCAGTTGGTGAGAGCCAAAGCTGTTTAAAGGATGACGTCCGAAAAATTCCTTTTTCTGTTGAAGCTTGTATCAATACACCATATGATGTGACGAAGCCACAGCCGCAATTATTTGTTTGTCAAAGCTTTGATGACTTAGTTTCAGCGATCGATGACTTTGCTTCGACGATGGCCTTTAGAAAAGGTGGAACAGAGAGTCTTGTTCAAGCACTCCAAACAGATAATACGGCAACGATTTGTTTCTCTTCAGGTCTGCAGGTTACAGGAACCTTGGCTGATATCATTATTAATGAAAAAAGAGAAGCCGTTTATTTCAAGACGAAAGGACCAACAGCGTTGGCCAACAATAACCAACAACTAGATGGTCATGGGAAGGAAACTCATCGGAAGGGTTTTGGTACACCAATTGGCCGATTAGAGGAAAATATCGTCTTGGAGCATTGCACTTTCGAGCAGCTAAAGGAATTAGGTATCTCTCAGGACCATAAGGTTCAATTAAAATTTGAGAGTGGAGTAATAGTTGACGGAACGGTAAAGGACATCCTATTATCAGAGTCAAAACCAATCATCATCTCTTTTAAAGATTGTCAGGTGAGCTATAAGGATCAAGTCCTTTTTGAACCTGCATGGGGGACATTTGATATGGCGGTTGGCGCAAGCATTGATTCAGTATTTGCCGGTGCTGCCGATCCTGATGCTTATTTTGAATGGACGGAAATAGAAGAAGCAGAGGAAGAATTAGAGTTACCGAAATGGAATGAACTAGAGAATTTATATGAAGAGATTCGCAATATTCGTGAAGGCTCGATTTGGAATGATCAAAGTGCATTCCATGTAGGGGAAGTGTTAGCCATCTTAGATGACCGATATCCAAAAGAGTGGCTACTGCGCTTAGAGATCCTTGAACTTTATAAAATACATGATGACGGTCACAGTAATGTAACCGCTATCACAAGTAAACTGCAAAATTCTGACTGGGACCTATCTGTTAAACAAATGATTAACAGGGGATTAACTTTATTAAATTCCGTTGAAAAATAA